The Brassica rapa cultivar Chiifu-401-42 chromosome A10, CAAS_Brap_v3.01, whole genome shotgun sequence genome segment TTCCCCCAGCTTCACAATTGTTCTAGCTAGTTCCTTACACGCCGACTCTTCACTCAGATCTCCCTCTTCCAGACGAGGATACTTCCTAGAGACGAAGCCCCAGTCCCCAGCCTCgtcctcatcatcatcttcaagagAGCTTTCCCTATGCTTGTTACCAGTTAAACTCAGATAAGGCTCTGAAGTCTCTAACTTGACAACTTCCTCCGCAGGTTTCTTCGAGACGGGACCGATCAAGACGTCGAGGCGGTCAAAGAAACGCCAAGCCGACGGAGAGAGCTTGGCTTTCTCAGCTTTGTACTTCTTCTTCAAAGTATCGATCCGGCTCTTACACTGAGTGTCCGTCTTCGGACGGCCGTTACCGTGGCTCGAGTTCACAGCGTCGGCGACTTGTTTCCAGTCGTTCTGCCGGAGATTCCCGAAATTGAGTCTGACGTAACGATGCCCCCACGCTTGAAGCAGTGTTGCAGTCGCGTCTTCGGTCCACCAGTCTTCTCGTCCCGAAGGCTGACGATGGGAGACAGTGGAATGAGGTTGCCAAGGCTTtgccggaggaggaggaggcgtcGTCGTCTCCATTCTTTGCTTCTAACAGTGCGCAACGGA includes the following:
- the LOC103846902 gene encoding trihelix transcription factor ASIL2, which gives rise to METTTPPPPPAKPWQPHSTVSHRQPSGREDWWTEDATATLLQAWGHRYVRLNFGNLRQNDWKQVADAVNSSHGNGRPKTDTQCKSRIDTLKKKYKAEKAKLSPSAWRFFDRLDVLIGPVSKKPAEEVVKLETSEPYLSLTGNKHRESSLEDDDEDEAGDWGFVSRKYPRLEEGDLSEESACKELARTIVKLGEVYERVECRKQKMMIELEKQRMEVVKELELKRINMLMEMQLELEKSKNRKRERVVQASSVVKQ